In Morganella morganii, the following are encoded in one genomic region:
- the epmA gene encoding elongation factor P--(R)-beta-lysine ligase, translated as MSDIAGWQPTAPIANLLKRAKIVNEIRHFFADRGVLEVETPTMSQATVTDVHLRAFETRFTGPGAAQGITLYLMTSPEYHMKRLLAAGSGPIYQMGRSYRNEEAGRYHNPEFTMLEWYRPHYDMYRLINEVDDLLQQTLECESAESLSYQQAFLRYLDIDPLTAEKDKLREVAAKLDVSNIADTEEDRDTILQLLFMVGVEPHIGLEKPTFIYHFPASQASLAEISSEDHRVAERFEVYYKGVELANGFRELTDAAEQRQRFERDNRKRASMGLPEQPIDENLLAALEHGFPECAGVALGIDRLIMLALGAERISDVIAFPVDRA; from the coding sequence ATGAGTGATATTGCGGGCTGGCAGCCGACTGCCCCGATAGCCAATCTATTAAAACGCGCAAAAATTGTTAATGAAATCAGACATTTTTTTGCAGACAGAGGTGTATTAGAAGTCGAAACGCCGACCATGAGTCAGGCGACCGTCACCGATGTCCATCTGCGCGCCTTTGAAACTCGGTTTACCGGCCCCGGAGCCGCACAGGGAATAACGCTTTATCTGATGACCAGTCCGGAATACCACATGAAACGGTTACTGGCAGCGGGCAGCGGCCCTATTTATCAGATGGGCCGCAGTTATCGTAACGAGGAAGCCGGACGCTATCATAATCCGGAGTTCACCATGCTCGAATGGTATCGTCCTCACTATGATATGTACCGTCTGATAAATGAGGTTGATGATTTATTACAGCAAACCTTAGAGTGTGAAAGTGCAGAATCGTTATCCTATCAGCAGGCTTTCCTGCGCTACCTGGATATTGATCCGCTGACCGCCGAGAAAGACAAACTGCGTGAAGTTGCGGCCAAACTGGATGTCAGCAATATTGCCGATACTGAGGAAGATCGCGATACTATTTTGCAGTTGCTGTTTATGGTGGGTGTGGAGCCGCATATTGGGCTGGAAAAACCGACCTTTATTTATCACTTCCCGGCAAGCCAGGCCTCACTGGCGGAGATCAGCTCTGAAGATCACCGCGTGGCCGAGCGCTTTGAAGTGTATTACAAAGGGGTTGAACTGGCAAACGGCTTCCGTGAACTGACTGATGCCGCAGAGCAGCGTCAGCGCTTTGAACGGGATAACCGCAAACGGGCAAGTATGGGTCTGCCGGAGCAGCCGATTGATGAAAATCTGCTGGCAGCACTTGAACACGGATTCCCGGAATGTGCCGGTGTGGCACTGGGGATTGACCGCCTGATTATGCTCGCACTGGGTGCAGAGCGGATCAGTGATGTGATCGCCTTCCCGGTTGATCGCGCATAA
- the tyrA gene encoding bifunctional chorismate mutase/prephenate dehydrogenase, producing the protein MSGALTHLRDQIDEVDKSLLSLLAKRLQLVAEVGEVKSQHGLPVYAPDREAAMLASRRQEAESLGVPPDLIEDVLRRIMRESYSRENDKGFKKLNEQARPIVIVGGDGKMGQLFRRMLTLSGYTVRILDSGDWADAPELLADAGMVIVSVPIHLTEQVIKQLPPLPEDCILADLASVKAGPLQAMLAVHNGPVLGLHPMFGPDVGSFAKQVVAFCDGRFPERYQWFLEQITVWGAHLQGIKAQEHDRNMRYIQALRHFTTFAYGRYLAKENVDLAQLLSLSSPIYRLELVMIGRLFAQDPQLYADIIMASEDNLDVIEDYHREFGEAMSLLESRDKAEFISQFSAVSDWFGEHAQRFMKESQGLLQQASDSRR; encoded by the coding sequence ATGTCCGGTGCATTAACACATTTACGTGATCAAATTGATGAAGTGGATAAATCGCTGCTGTCACTGCTGGCAAAACGCCTGCAGCTAGTGGCGGAAGTCGGGGAAGTGAAAAGCCAGCACGGCCTGCCGGTCTATGCGCCGGATCGCGAAGCCGCAATGCTGGCATCACGGCGGCAGGAGGCGGAATCCCTCGGGGTTCCGCCGGATCTGATAGAGGATGTGCTGCGCCGTATCATGCGGGAGTCCTATTCCCGTGAGAATGATAAAGGGTTTAAAAAGCTCAATGAGCAGGCCCGGCCGATAGTGATTGTCGGTGGTGACGGCAAAATGGGGCAGTTGTTCCGGCGAATGCTGACACTGTCCGGTTATACCGTGCGTATTCTGGACAGCGGCGACTGGGCGGATGCCCCGGAACTGCTGGCAGATGCGGGCATGGTGATTGTCAGTGTGCCTATCCACCTGACCGAACAGGTTATTAAACAATTACCGCCGCTGCCGGAAGATTGCATTCTGGCAGATCTTGCGTCGGTTAAAGCGGGGCCGTTACAGGCGATGCTGGCAGTACACAACGGGCCGGTGCTCGGGTTGCACCCGATGTTCGGGCCGGATGTCGGCAGTTTTGCCAAGCAGGTGGTGGCCTTTTGTGACGGACGTTTCCCGGAGCGGTATCAGTGGTTCCTGGAGCAAATTACAGTCTGGGGCGCGCATTTACAGGGTATTAAGGCGCAGGAGCATGATCGCAATATGCGCTACATTCAGGCGCTGCGTCACTTCACTACCTTTGCTTACGGGCGGTATCTGGCAAAAGAAAATGTCGATCTCGCGCAGCTGCTGTCATTGTCCTCACCGATTTACCGGCTGGAACTGGTCATGATTGGTCGTCTGTTTGCCCAGGATCCGCAGCTTTATGCCGATATCATTATGGCTTCGGAAGATAACCTGGATGTGATAGAGGATTATCACCGTGAGTTCGGTGAAGCCATGTCACTGCTGGAAAGCCGAGATAAAGCAGAGTTTATTTCGCAGTTCTCCGCCGTCAGTGACTGGTTTGGTGAGCACGCACAGCGCTTTATGAAAGAGAGTCAGGGATTACTGCAACAGGCTAGCGACAGCCGCCGCTGA
- a CDS encoding 3-deoxy-7-phosphoheptulonate synthase, with the protein MIMQKDALNNVHISDEIVLISPEELKQKYPLSRNDQHAIAGARKTIADIVHHRDPRLLVVCGPCSVHDTDAALEYARRLKELSAELSDSLYIVMRVYFEKPRTTVGWKGLISDPFMDGSFEMEKGLHIARKLMVDLVQLGLPLAGEALDPNNPQYLGDLFSWSAIGARTTESQTHREMASGLSMPVGFKNGTDGSLSTAINAMKAASMPHRFMGINQSGQVCLLQTQGNPNGHVILRGGKRPNYSAEDITECEAQMKKAGLTPSLMVDCSHGNSDKDFRRQPLVVDAVAEQICAGNTSITGIMLESHINEGNQSSEQPRSAMQYGVSVTDACISWETTEAVLRQLHQQISPALAERVVQLQQAG; encoded by the coding sequence ATGATCATGCAAAAAGACGCACTCAATAACGTTCACATCAGTGATGAAATTGTTTTAATCTCACCGGAAGAACTGAAACAAAAGTACCCATTGAGTCGCAACGACCAGCATGCCATCGCCGGTGCACGTAAGACGATTGCGGATATTGTTCATCACCGCGACCCGCGTTTACTGGTTGTCTGTGGCCCGTGTTCCGTTCATGACACGGATGCAGCGCTGGAGTATGCCCGTCGTCTGAAAGAATTATCTGCTGAGTTGAGTGACAGTCTGTATATCGTGATGCGTGTCTATTTTGAAAAACCGCGGACAACCGTGGGCTGGAAAGGACTTATCAGTGATCCGTTTATGGATGGATCTTTCGAGATGGAAAAAGGTCTGCACATCGCCCGCAAACTGATGGTGGATCTGGTTCAGCTCGGCCTGCCGCTGGCCGGTGAAGCGCTGGATCCGAATAACCCGCAGTACCTCGGGGATCTGTTCAGCTGGTCTGCTATCGGTGCACGTACCACTGAATCACAGACACACCGTGAAATGGCATCCGGTCTGTCCATGCCGGTCGGCTTTAAAAACGGGACTGACGGCAGCCTGAGCACTGCCATCAACGCCATGAAAGCTGCGTCCATGCCGCACCGTTTTATGGGGATCAACCAGTCCGGTCAGGTATGTCTGTTACAGACACAGGGTAACCCGAACGGCCATGTGATCCTGCGCGGCGGAAAACGCCCGAACTACAGTGCGGAAGATATTACGGAATGCGAGGCACAAATGAAGAAAGCCGGTCTCACCCCTTCACTGATGGTAGACTGCAGTCACGGCAACTCGGATAAAGATTTCCGTCGTCAGCCGCTGGTGGTGGATGCCGTGGCAGAACAAATTTGTGCCGGAAATACCTCAATTACCGGTATTATGCTGGAAAGCCATATTAATGAAGGCAATCAGTCATCAGAACAGCCGCGCAGTGCCATGCAGTACGGCGTGTCAGTGACAGACGCCTGCATCAGTTGGGAAACCACTGAAGCAGTTCTGCGTCAGCTGCATCAGCAGATCTCACCGGCGCTGGCAGAGCGTGTGGTTCAGTTACAGCAGGCAGGATAA